A stretch of the Bacillus licheniformis DSM 13 = ATCC 14580 genome encodes the following:
- the dnaB gene encoding replicative DNA helicase, whose amino-acid sequence MTDLLNDRLPPQNIEAEQAVLGAVFLEPSALTLASEVLIPDDFYRMSHQKIFNAMLVLGDRGEPVDLVTVTSELANTDLLEEVGGISYLTDIANSVPTAANIEYYAKIVEEKSILRRLIRTATTIAQDGYTREDEVEDLLSEAEKTIMEVAQRKNSGAFQNIKDVLVQTYDNIEQLHNRKGDITGIPTGFTELDRMTAGFQRNDLIIVAARPSVGKTAFALNIAQNVATKTDESVAIFSLEMGAEQLVMRMLCAEGNINAQNLRTGNLTEEDWGKLTMAMGSLSNSGIFIDDTPGIRVSEIRSKCRRLKQENGLGMILIDYLQLIQGSGRSSDNRQQEVSEISRALKALARELEVPVIALSQLSRGVEQRQDKRPMMSDIRESGSIEQDADIVAFLYRDDYYDKESENKNIIEIIIAKQRNGPVGTVSLAFVKEYNKFVNLERRFDDAGVAPGA is encoded by the coding sequence ATGACAGATCTTCTGAATGACAGGCTGCCGCCGCAAAATATCGAAGCCGAACAGGCCGTGTTAGGTGCTGTTTTTTTAGAACCATCAGCTTTAACTTTGGCGTCAGAAGTCTTGATTCCAGATGATTTTTACAGAATGTCGCACCAAAAAATATTTAACGCCATGCTTGTTCTTGGAGACCGCGGCGAGCCTGTAGACCTGGTGACGGTGACATCAGAGCTTGCGAACACGGACCTTTTGGAAGAGGTTGGCGGCATTTCTTATTTGACGGATATTGCAAATTCTGTGCCGACTGCGGCTAATATAGAGTATTATGCAAAAATCGTGGAAGAAAAATCGATTCTCCGCCGCTTGATCCGTACAGCAACGACGATTGCCCAAGACGGATATACAAGGGAGGATGAAGTCGAAGACCTCTTAAGCGAAGCAGAAAAAACGATTATGGAAGTCGCCCAGCGCAAAAACTCCGGGGCCTTTCAAAATATTAAAGATGTTCTCGTTCAAACCTACGATAATATTGAACAGCTCCACAACAGAAAAGGGGACATCACCGGGATTCCGACAGGTTTTACCGAGCTTGACAGGATGACGGCGGGCTTTCAAAGAAACGATTTGATCATCGTAGCCGCCCGTCCGTCAGTCGGCAAAACCGCTTTTGCCTTAAACATCGCCCAAAACGTGGCGACGAAAACCGATGAAAGCGTCGCGATCTTCAGCCTTGAGATGGGCGCCGAGCAGCTGGTCATGCGGATGCTCTGTGCGGAAGGCAACATCAACGCCCAGAATCTCCGGACCGGAAACCTGACGGAAGAGGATTGGGGCAAGCTGACAATGGCGATGGGAAGCTTATCAAACAGCGGAATTTTCATCGATGACACACCGGGAATCCGCGTCAGCGAAATCCGTTCCAAGTGCAGACGTTTAAAGCAGGAGAACGGCCTCGGCATGATTTTGATCGACTACCTGCAGCTGATCCAAGGAAGCGGCAGATCAAGTGACAACCGCCAGCAGGAAGTATCGGAAATATCCCGTGCGCTGAAAGCGCTGGCGAGGGAGCTTGAAGTTCCGGTCATCGCCCTTTCACAGCTTTCCCGGGGCGTCGAACAGCGCCAGGATAAGCGTCCGATGATGTCGGACATCCGGGAATCGGGAAGTATCGAGCAGGACGCCGATATCGTTGCGTTCCTGTACCGTGATGATTACTATGACAAAGAATCTGAGAATAAAAACATCATTGAAATCATTATTGCAAAACAAAGGAACGGCCCGGTCGGGACCGTCTCACTCGCTTTTGTAAAAGAATATAATAAGTTCGTCAACCTGGAACGCCGGTTTGATGACGCGGGTGTTGCGCCTGGTGCATAA
- a CDS encoding DUF2188 domain-containing protein, protein MKVYTVSPNAETDGWFLKLEDTAPVELYDTRTEAVEKGEEMAKENRPAKLVIYDRQDNKEDERSY, encoded by the coding sequence ATGAAGGTTTATACGGTATCACCAAATGCCGAGACAGACGGGTGGTTTTTGAAACTGGAAGATACGGCGCCTGTTGAGCTTTATGATACAAGGACAGAGGCCGTGGAAAAAGGAGAAGAGATGGCGAAAGAGAACCGTCCTGCGAAGCTTGTCATCTATGACCGGCAGGACAACAAAGAAGACGAACGGTCTTATTAA
- a CDS encoding YycC family protein, with product MKPLQISAETAQKLSETLNLPLEQIMHLPQHILLAKIAEIQKKDQ from the coding sequence ATGAAACCTTTACAAATTTCTGCCGAAACGGCGCAAAAACTTTCGGAAACCTTAAATCTTCCTCTTGAACAAATCATGCATTTGCCGCAGCATATCCTGCTTGCGAAAATTGCCGAAATTCAGAAGAAAGATCAATAG